In Thermoplasmata archaeon, the genomic window TTGAGCCACTGTCCCCCGACGTTCAGGGCCTGTTCCTGGCCGATCGCGCTCGCGAGCATGTAGTGCTTCTGGATGACCTGGGCTCCGCTCACGCCCATCGTGGTCGCCGCGCCGCAGTACTCGCAGACGATGACCGCCAAGCCCGTCGAGGGCTTCAGCGGCGCTCCGCACGAGTTGCACTTCAGATTCTGCGGCAGGGGGGGCGTTGCGGCCGCCTGCACGGGGGCCGCCGGGTTGTAGGGCTGGACGCCCGAAGCCGCCTGGGGCGGCATGCCCGGGGCCATCGGGGCGCCCGCGGCCTGGGGGATGACGCCCTGCTGGGCGCCGCAGAAGTTGCAGAACACGGAACCGTCGGGGAGCTGTCGGCCGCACTTGTTACAGAACAGGGGAAGACCTCCTGTCTGCGCCCAAGTCATCCCTTCTGTACTTAAGAATTCCGCGGTGAATGTCAAGCGTGCGACTCTTGCAGCCCTGGGGCGGAAGGCGAAATACCGCGACCTCGTCTCCCGGTCGCAGACCCCGGTCGCAGATAATCGGCGGGATAAGCCTATATGGCCCCGACGGAGTGGCACCGGCGGCGGCCCCGAGCGCCCGTCAGGTTGTTGACCCCATCCGGCTGTTCGACTGGCCCACGCGGTTCCTCCAGCGGTTCCTCGGGCTCGAGCGGGCCGACGTGAGCAACCTGACCGCGCTCTACCTCGCCACGTTCGTGATGCGCGCCGCGGCCTTCGCGGGCGTCGCGGTCATGCAGGACGTCATCCTCCCGGAGCCGGGCAACGCGTTCTGGCACGGCCTCCTGTTCGCCGTCTACCCGATCGCGGAAATCGCGACGGTGGGCTATTTCGGGGCGCGTTGCGACGAGCGCGGCCGCAAGCGGGTCCTCATCTTCGCCCATGTGATCACCGCGGCGGCGGTCTTCCTCTTCATCGTGGGCATCAGCTCCTCGTTGTCCGAGGTGACCAAGGCGACCCTCGTCGCGGTCTTCTTCGCGATGTTCGGCATCGGAGCGGGAGCCAAGGTGGCCTCCACGTTGGCCATGGTGAACGACCACACCTCCCTGGTGAACCGGGCGCAGCTCATGGCCGTGTTCGACCTCGTGACGTTCGGCGGCCTCGCGGCGGGGTTCGGCGCGGGGTTCCTCGCGCTCTCCGCGTTCGGCTGGAGCCCCGAGGCGGTCCTCCTGGTCGGCGGAGTGGGGGTCCTCATCTCCGTGGTCCTGGTCCAGTTCTTCGTCCAGGATGCGAAGTTCTCGCCGGCCCCGCCCCTGGGCACGGTCGGGCTCCTCATGGAGGTCTTCCGCAACCGGGACATCGTCCGCCTGCTGCCGGTCTACATCCCCGTGGTGGCGCTCTACGGCTACGTCCTCACGTTCACGGACCAAATCATCGGAAGCCACGGCGGCGGAGGCCCCCAGATCCCCACGATGACCCTGCTCGTCATCGTCCTCGCGTTCGGCGTCCCGCTCGCGATCTCCCT contains:
- a CDS encoding MFS transporter yields the protein MAPAAAPSARQVVDPIRLFDWPTRFLQRFLGLERADVSNLTALYLATFVMRAAAFAGVAVMQDVILPEPGNAFWHGLLFAVYPIAEIATVGYFGARCDERGRKRVLIFAHVITAAAVFLFIVGISSSLSEVTKATLVAVFFAMFGIGAGAKVASTLAMVNDHTSLVNRAQLMAVFDLVTFGGLAAGFGAGFLALSAFGWSPEAVLLVGGVGVLISVVLVQFFVQDAKFSPAPPLGTVGLLMEVFRNRDIVRLLPVYIPVVALYGYVLTFTDQIIGSHGGGGPQIPTMTLLVIVLAFGVPLAISLVAFGRWSDIARLRRPFMLIGLGCFGGLAILFSLATRPGGGMDPKFLYDMSPWIAAASFGAGTFPPAALAYLGDVIDRSISGTSFGIYSLIFGTGLIVGPILGGTVTQTVGALSFALIALSLIAISAFSVIFFLREPARSGPSVPAPATPSDPPDHAK